Proteins encoded by one window of Bacillota bacterium:
- a CDS encoding DUF1295 domain-containing protein, with product MLNLKKNYSIIIMISIYLIALILGAFSFYICGLIVSNILFQTIVFEVIATLVVWGFGLLFKNASTYDPYWSVIPPIIILSWIFILKSSLTIGVLLLVISIFVWGIRLTYNWYINWQDLTKEDWRYQMIKEKAPKVWFLSNLFGINLMPTTIVFIQLIGAYSFLKLGPQLNYIIVLGFIMSLSASVIQFISDKQMRAFRLSNIDKKKCINEGLWSVSRHPNYFGEVLMWWGLWVMYFGAFRSIDLMLVAPILMNALFLFISIPMMEKKILISRPEYSDYQQKVSILLPFFPKRKSEEMNEFQQSIKE from the coding sequence ATGCTAAATCTTAAAAAGAATTATTCTATCATTATTATGATTTCTATTTACTTGATTGCACTTATTTTAGGTGCATTCAGTTTTTATATCTGTGGATTAATCGTGTCGAATATTCTATTTCAAACTATTGTATTTGAAGTTATTGCAACTCTCGTGGTATGGGGTTTTGGACTTTTGTTTAAAAATGCAAGTACGTACGATCCTTATTGGAGCGTTATTCCTCCAATTATTATTCTTTCATGGATTTTTATATTAAAATCATCATTAACAATAGGCGTTTTACTTCTAGTGATTTCTATCTTCGTTTGGGGAATACGTTTAACCTATAATTGGTATATAAATTGGCAAGATTTAACCAAAGAAGATTGGCGTTACCAGATGATTAAAGAAAAAGCTCCAAAAGTTTGGTTTTTGTCAAATTTATTTGGGATTAATTTAATGCCTACAACAATTGTATTTATACAATTAATCGGAGCGTATTCTTTTCTTAAACTTGGACCTCAATTAAATTATATTATCGTTCTTGGATTTATAATGTCTTTGTCTGCGTCTGTCATCCAATTTATCTCAGATAAACAAATGAGAGCTTTTCGATTATCAAACATCGACAAAAAGAAATGCATTAATGAGGGATTATGGAGCGTTTCAAGACATCCAAATTATTTTGGAGAAGTATTAATGTGGTGGGGATTATGGGTGATGTATTTCGGAGCATTTAGATCAATTGATTTAATGCTTGTAGCTCCGATTTTAATGAACGCTTTGTTTCTTTTTATAAGTATACCAATGATGGAGAAAAAAATCTTAATTTCTCGTCCTGAATATAGTGATTATCAACAAAAAGTATCGATTTTATTGCCTTTTTTCCCAAAAAGAAAATCAGAAGAAATGAATGAATTTCAACAATCAATAAAAGAATAA
- a CDS encoding CinA family protein, which translates to MELEQEHKILFQETYILFDIEYMDAFVMLRDRIPNFRNISWNLSLETGALKVVFSTGEQKHFNKVIRVFKKEFKDFILTLQNQSLEEAFFEELSQKKAKVSLAESVTGGLIASRIIDVSGASNIIEKAYICYSNEAKIQDIGVNLETIQKYGAVSLETAKEMCIKLSSKTNCDIAISTTGIAGPGGGTKNVVVGTVYFGLKVFNQIETIKMIFSGDRNSIRKQASAYALAKTIQLLRKYGG; encoded by the coding sequence ATGGAGTTAGAGCAGGAACATAAGATTTTGTTTCAAGAAACTTATATATTATTTGATATTGAATATATGGATGCTTTTGTAATGTTAAGAGATCGTATTCCAAATTTTAGAAATATTTCTTGGAATTTGTCACTGGAAACAGGAGCATTAAAAGTTGTTTTTTCCACGGGAGAGCAAAAACATTTTAATAAAGTGATTCGAGTCTTTAAAAAAGAATTCAAAGACTTTATTTTGACTCTGCAAAATCAATCTTTAGAAGAAGCGTTTTTTGAAGAATTATCTCAAAAGAAAGCTAAAGTATCTTTAGCAGAATCTGTAACTGGCGGATTAATCGCATCAAGAATTATTGATGTATCCGGTGCATCAAATATTATTGAAAAAGCATATATATGTTATTCAAATGAAGCTAAAATTCAAGATATAGGTGTAAACCTAGAAACCATTCAAAAGTATGGAGCTGTAAGTCTTGAAACTGCAAAAGAAATGTGTATTAAGTTATCAAGTAAAACTAATTGTGACATTGCCATTTCAACTACAGGTATTGCGGGGCCTGGTGGAGGCACTAAAAATGTTGTTGTTGGAACTGTATACTTTGGATTGAAAGTATTTAATCAAATTGAAACGATTAAAATGATTTTTTCTGGAGACCGAAATTCCATTCGAAAACAAGCTTCAGCATATGCACTAGCTAAAACCATTCAATTACTTAGGAAGTACGGAGGATAG
- a CDS encoding NCS2 family nucleobase:cation symporter has protein sequence MKEDQKMVLGVNEKPTKGKWFALSFQHVFAMFGATILVPMLTGLPISVALFTSGVGTLIYILCTKAKVPVYLGSSFAYIAVVAAVSGYAETGTGHYATALTGLLVVGLIYVLISIIIRLVGKSWIEKILPPVVIGPMIAIIGLGLSSVAIGSSGLSGGTWKEILTAVISLGIVIVIALKGRGFIKIIPFLFGIVGGYIFASIVGLVNFSSIVEVFITPASWIKIPEFMFLGFKDGTANFLGTNITFYQINFAAVLTIAPLAFVTASEHIGDHAVLGKIVGKDFLKDPGLDRTLLGDGLATSFAALVGGPANTTYGENTSVVGMTKVASVWVTGGAAVIAIILSFLNIFTTIVASIPAPVMGGISIILYGFIASNGLKVLFDAKVDMTDTRNLIIVSAMLVLGLGGSIITFGTFSIYGMSLAAMVGILLNLILPLAKRKEVKSTLAEEEK, from the coding sequence ATGAAAGAAGATCAAAAAATGGTATTAGGTGTCAATGAAAAACCAACAAAAGGAAAGTGGTTTGCTTTAAGCTTTCAACATGTATTTGCAATGTTTGGAGCTACGATTTTAGTACCAATGTTAACTGGATTACCAATTTCTGTTGCTTTATTTACATCAGGAGTTGGAACATTGATTTACATTTTATGCACCAAAGCTAAAGTACCTGTTTATCTTGGAAGTTCGTTTGCTTATATTGCTGTTGTTGCTGCAGTCAGCGGATATGCAGAAACAGGAACTGGACACTATGCAACAGCTCTAACAGGGTTGCTAGTTGTAGGGCTTATTTATGTATTAATTTCAATTATCATTCGTTTGGTTGGAAAATCTTGGATAGAAAAAATTCTACCACCTGTTGTAATAGGTCCAATGATTGCCATTATTGGATTGGGATTATCTTCGGTTGCAATTGGATCTTCGGGATTATCTGGAGGAACATGGAAAGAAATATTAACAGCAGTGATTTCTTTAGGAATCGTTATAGTCATCGCTTTAAAAGGGAGAGGGTTTATAAAAATAATTCCTTTTCTATTTGGAATAGTTGGAGGATATATTTTTGCTTCCATCGTAGGGCTAGTAAATTTCAGTAGCATCGTAGAAGTATTTATTACTCCAGCCTCTTGGATTAAGATTCCTGAATTTATGTTTTTAGGATTTAAAGATGGAACTGCTAATTTTCTTGGGACAAACATAACGTTTTATCAAATTAACTTTGCAGCGGTATTAACCATTGCGCCCCTTGCTTTTGTTACAGCCTCAGAACATATAGGAGATCACGCCGTATTAGGAAAAATCGTTGGTAAAGATTTTCTAAAAGATCCAGGACTAGATAGAACGCTTTTAGGGGATGGGCTTGCAACTAGTTTTGCGGCACTTGTGGGAGGACCAGCAAATACGACTTATGGAGAAAACACAAGTGTAGTTGGAATGACAAAAGTTGCTTCTGTATGGGTAACAGGAGGAGCGGCGGTTATTGCAATCATCCTTTCGTTTTTAAATATTTTTACTACAATTGTAGCAAGTATTCCAGCTCCAGTTATGGGTGGAATTTCAATCATATTATATGGATTTATTGCCTCAAATGGACTGAAAGTATTGTTTGATGCGAAAGTAGATATGACAGATACGAGGAATCTAATTATTGTTTCAGCAATGCTTGTGTTAGGGCTTGGAGGATCAATCATTACGTTTGGAACATTTTCAATTTATGGAATGAGTTTAGCAGCAATGGTGGGTATTTTGTTAAATCTAATTTTACCTTTAGCTAAAAGAAAAGAAGTAAAAAGCACGCTTGCAGAAGAAGAAAAATAA
- the ychF gene encoding redox-regulated ATPase YchF, protein MGLTAGIVGLPNVGKSTLFNAITKSKVLAANYPFATIDPNVGVVEVPDIRIEKLVEMYHPKKTIYTTFEFTDVAGLVKGASKGEGLGNQFLSHIRGCDAICQVVRCFDDENVIHVEGTIDPVRDIETIKIELILADIDSIEKRLPKIRKKAELKTDKEAVIEYNILQKLYAKLGESLPIRSMDLSEDEIKLIKNFSFLTAKPMLFVCNVSDDELSDYSNNHYVKLVEKQALIDGAKVSVISAKIEQELSELEDEDKQFFLEELGVKESGLIDLINKSYEMLGLLTFFTAGEKEVRAWTFKKGMKAPECAGIIHSDFEKGFIRAETMSFEDLIFAGSEGKAKELGKFRLEGKEYVVKDGDVFHFRFNL, encoded by the coding sequence ATGGGCTTAACAGCTGGAATTGTTGGATTACCAAATGTTGGTAAATCCACACTGTTTAATGCAATAACAAAATCAAAAGTATTAGCCGCAAATTATCCTTTTGCGACCATAGATCCAAATGTTGGCGTGGTTGAAGTTCCTGACATTCGAATTGAAAAATTGGTTGAAATGTATCATCCCAAAAAAACAATTTATACTACGTTTGAATTTACCGACGTAGCAGGTTTAGTAAAAGGCGCATCCAAAGGCGAAGGACTTGGGAATCAATTTCTATCTCACATTCGAGGATGTGATGCCATCTGTCAAGTTGTTCGTTGTTTTGATGATGAAAATGTCATTCACGTTGAAGGAACTATTGATCCAGTGCGAGACATTGAAACCATAAAAATTGAATTAATTTTAGCAGACATTGATTCGATTGAAAAACGATTGCCTAAAATTAGAAAAAAAGCTGAATTGAAAACAGATAAAGAAGCAGTGATTGAGTATAACATCTTGCAAAAACTTTATGCCAAATTAGGAGAATCTTTGCCTATTAGAAGTATGGATTTATCCGAAGATGAAATAAAATTAATTAAAAACTTTAGTTTTTTAACTGCAAAACCTATGCTATTTGTTTGTAATGTATCCGATGATGAATTAAGTGATTATTCGAATAATCATTATGTAAAATTGGTTGAAAAACAAGCTTTGATTGATGGGGCAAAAGTTTCCGTAATTAGTGCTAAAATTGAACAAGAATTATCAGAACTTGAAGATGAAGATAAACAATTCTTTTTAGAAGAACTTGGGGTAAAAGAGTCTGGACTTATCGATTTGATTAATAAAAGTTATGAGATGTTAGGTCTTCTTACTTTTTTTACAGCTGGGGAAAAAGAAGTTAGAGCTTGGACGTTCAAAAAAGGAATGAAAGCACCAGAATGTGCTGGAATTATTCACTCCGATTTTGAAAAGGGATTTATTAGAGCTGAAACGATGTCTTTCGAAGATTTAATCTTTGCAGGATCAGAAGGCAAAGCAAAAGAATTAGGGAAATTTCGTCTTGAAGGAAAAGAATACGTTGTAAAAGATGGTGATGTATTTCACTTTAGATTTAATTTATAA
- a CDS encoding MFS transporter: MKLWNRNFTILTIGSFISAFGSAAAGIAFGILIYVETGSPLTLALFTIANVIPRIVTNFLIGPFVDRNSRRKIIISIDYFYSFFFLVISLVLFSGFFNVIVFTLIASLFGIIDTIYQTAFMSLFPEVIPKGFHSKAYSISSLIWPISAAVMAPVAAFFITNFDNGTALLMLFNAGTFVITATFEIFIRLEEKLNQRLVKGPQFLIDLKEGIHYYKKERGILGIGILFAAFSFVYAAGDLLKMPYFIESNMYTIQHYSFLISAGAIGRMVGGVVHYLFKYPPKKKFLIAICVYITVEIMGATELFMPYVLMIIFSFIIGLLSVTSFNIRMSATQTYIPGDIRGRVNSTQQLLWNIGAILGALIIGFIAEYSNIDYRFIILGTASVSLTAIFLVPIRMKEEFKKIYNVDV; encoded by the coding sequence ATGAAACTATGGAACCGAAATTTTACAATATTAACAATCGGCTCTTTCATTTCTGCTTTTGGAAGTGCAGCTGCTGGAATTGCTTTTGGTATATTGATTTACGTCGAAACGGGTTCGCCATTGACACTTGCTTTATTTACCATCGCAAATGTTATTCCAAGAATAGTAACCAATTTTTTAATTGGTCCTTTTGTTGATCGAAACTCTCGAAGAAAAATTATTATCTCGATTGATTATTTCTATTCTTTCTTCTTTTTAGTTATTTCACTTGTATTATTCTCTGGTTTTTTTAATGTCATAGTATTTACATTAATTGCTTCACTGTTTGGTATCATTGATACCATCTATCAAACGGCTTTTATGAGTTTATTCCCTGAAGTAATTCCTAAGGGATTTCATTCAAAAGCATATTCGATTTCTTCGTTAATTTGGCCGATATCAGCTGCTGTTATGGCTCCAGTTGCTGCATTTTTTATTACGAATTTTGATAACGGCACTGCGTTACTTATGTTATTCAATGCAGGTACTTTTGTGATTACAGCTACCTTTGAAATTTTTATAAGGTTAGAAGAAAAATTGAATCAAAGGTTAGTAAAAGGACCTCAATTTCTTATTGATTTAAAAGAAGGTATTCACTACTATAAAAAAGAAAGAGGTATTTTGGGTATTGGTATTTTATTTGCAGCATTTTCTTTTGTTTATGCAGCAGGAGATTTATTAAAAATGCCTTATTTTATCGAAAGCAATATGTACACCATTCAGCACTATTCTTTTTTAATCTCTGCTGGAGCGATAGGAAGAATGGTCGGTGGAGTCGTCCATTATTTATTTAAGTATCCACCTAAAAAGAAGTTTTTAATTGCGATATGCGTCTATATAACCGTAGAAATAATGGGAGCTACAGAACTTTTCATGCCTTATGTTCTTATGATTATTTTTAGTTTTATCATAGGCTTGTTATCGGTTACTTCGTTTAATATTAGAATGAGTGCAACTCAAACATACATTCCAGGAGACATCAGAGGAAGAGTTAATTCCACTCAACAATTGTTATGGAATATAGGTGCAATTCTTGGTGCTTTAATTATAGGATTCATTGCTGAATATTCAAACATCGATTATCGATTTATCATCTTAGGTACAGCTTCGGTTAGTTTAACCGCTATTTTCTTGGTGCCAATTCGTATGAAAGAAGAATTCAAAAAAATCTATAATGTAGATGTTTAA
- the tkt gene encoding transketolase has translation MKKSVQTMRFLGLDMINKANSGHPGIVLGAAPVLYSLVQYHLIANPKSPQWFNRDRFFLAAGHGSALLYATLHLAGYNISLDDLKNFRQFGSITPGHPEYRHTEGIDATTGPLGQGVAMAVGSAIAENYLRNTFNKGDLPVVDHFTYTLCGDGDLQEGVTLEALSLAGHLRLDRLIVLFDSNDVQLDGPTKNSVSEDIKKKMESVGFFYQLVEDANDILNVSIAIEKAKQAGKPSFIEIKSIIGFGSSKQGTNQTHGAPLGIAETKRMKEAFDYPNLDFEVDSEIYDDFKNRFGKRGENSFTYWQFVMKEYQEKYPKEYQDLMNIIDEKIELDFDKYLPLEAIGFKEATRNSIGKIIPLLSSKLISMMGGSADLSGSTKVLGINGNFSNETPLGRNINFGVREHAMACIINGMTLHHLKAFSGGFFIFSDYMKPAIRLAALMQIPSIFIFTHDSVAVGEDGPTHEPIEQLSMFRTTPNLNTIRPANANETKFAIRFALESTRVPSVIALTRQDTTVLNSCSYEEFLQGAYVASDNDNYEGILLATGSEVELALRAQKVLKGEHNVLVRVVSMPCMEQFLNQPINVQEKVLPPMIEKRLAIEMGASGLWYRFAKHVKGIDCFGVSAKAEDVMNHFGFTVQEIVKLYLGL, from the coding sequence ATGAAAAAATCAGTTCAAACAATGCGTTTTTTAGGTCTTGATATGATTAACAAGGCTAACAGCGGACACCCCGGAATTGTTTTGGGGGCTGCACCGGTATTATATTCTCTGGTTCAATATCACTTGATAGCAAATCCCAAAAGCCCCCAATGGTTTAATCGAGATCGGTTTTTTCTAGCCGCTGGGCATGGATCAGCACTTTTGTATGCAACATTACATTTAGCTGGGTACAATATTTCTTTAGATGATTTAAAAAACTTTAGACAATTTGGATCAATTACTCCTGGACATCCTGAGTACAGACATACAGAAGGAATTGATGCAACAACAGGTCCTTTGGGACAAGGAGTAGCAATGGCTGTAGGAAGTGCTATTGCTGAAAACTACTTAAGGAATACGTTTAACAAAGGAGATTTACCAGTTGTTGATCACTTCACTTATACATTATGTGGTGATGGTGATTTACAAGAAGGAGTTACACTTGAAGCATTAAGTTTGGCAGGACATTTGAGACTAGATAGATTAATTGTTTTGTTTGATTCTAACGATGTTCAATTAGATGGACCAACAAAAAACTCCGTTTCCGAAGACATAAAGAAAAAAATGGAAAGTGTTGGATTTTTTTATCAATTAGTAGAAGACGCTAACGATATTTTAAACGTCTCTATTGCAATTGAAAAAGCAAAACAAGCAGGGAAACCTTCCTTTATAGAAATTAAGAGCATCATTGGATTTGGCTCTTCCAAGCAGGGAACTAATCAAACACATGGAGCTCCTTTAGGAATCGCTGAAACAAAGAGAATGAAAGAGGCTTTTGATTACCCAAATTTAGATTTTGAAGTAGATTCTGAAATTTATGACGATTTTAAAAATCGATTTGGTAAAAGAGGAGAAAATTCTTTTACTTACTGGCAATTTGTTATGAAAGAATATCAAGAAAAATATCCAAAAGAATATCAAGATTTAATGAATATCATTGATGAAAAAATAGAACTAGATTTTGATAAATATTTGCCTTTAGAAGCAATTGGATTTAAAGAAGCTACAAGAAATTCTATTGGCAAAATTATACCATTATTAAGTTCAAAATTAATTTCTATGATGGGAGGATCTGCAGATTTAAGTGGATCAACCAAAGTCTTGGGGATAAATGGTAATTTTTCTAATGAAACACCTTTAGGAAGAAATATTAATTTTGGGGTAAGAGAACATGCAATGGCTTGCATAATAAACGGCATGACACTTCATCATTTAAAAGCATTTAGCGGAGGCTTCTTTATTTTTTCAGATTACATGAAACCTGCCATCCGATTAGCTGCTTTAATGCAAATTCCATCCATTTTTATTTTTACACATGATAGTGTAGCTGTGGGAGAGGACGGCCCAACTCATGAGCCTATTGAGCAATTGTCTATGTTTAGAACAACTCCGAACTTAAATACCATAAGACCAGCTAATGCAAATGAAACTAAGTTTGCTATTCGATTTGCGTTAGAGTCTACTAGAGTACCATCGGTGATTGCCTTAACAAGACAAGATACAACTGTTTTAAACTCTTGTTCGTATGAAGAGTTTTTGCAAGGGGCATATGTAGCATCAGATAACGATAACTACGAAGGAATATTACTTGCAACAGGTAGCGAAGTAGAACTTGCTTTAAGAGCTCAAAAAGTTTTGAAGGGAGAACATAATGTACTTGTAAGAGTAGTATCCATGCCTTGTATGGAACAATTTCTAAACCAACCTATCAATGTTCAAGAAAAAGTGTTGCCACCAATGATTGAAAAACGTTTGGCGATTGAAATGGGGGCATCAGGATTGTGGTATCGCTTTGCAAAACACGTTAAAGGGATAGATTGTTTTGGCGTCTCTGCAAAAGCAGAAGATGTAATGAATCATTTTGGTTTTACCGTTCAAGAAATTGTAAAACTATATTTAGGATTATAA
- a CDS encoding NCS2 family permease produces the protein MKVLALKLDKFFKIKERGSTIAKEILGGLTIFLAMVYVLPVNADMLSQTGMSFAAVFAATAIAAAIASLVMGLLANYPVGLASGMGVNAFFTYTVVLTLQFTWQEALAAVLISGVIFLVISITGLRKLVINAIPKNLKLAVGAGIGFFIAFIGLKNAGIVVSNAGTYVSLGDLGHPTVLLGIFGIVLVFILFAIKKKLSRFAIIISIVVTGILGVIIGLIFPSVASLMPSIGGSNLGGIGDIGLTFGQAFKAIPSLLSNPLSYAVIFTFLFVDFFDTAGTLVAVGHDAGLLDKNGELIDGEKALLADATGTIVGAVLGTSTVTSYIESTTGIQSGARTGLAAVMVGLLFIISLIFYPLFSIVGSVMVSSGVFYSPVTAMALVFVGTLMFSSLKEIDWSDGIVVATTFITIITMTLAFSIAEGIAFGFIFYVIMMLATPRRKEVSPVMYVLAGLFVINFIIKVLFFI, from the coding sequence ATGAAAGTTCTAGCTTTGAAACTAGATAAGTTCTTTAAGATTAAAGAACGAGGTTCAACAATTGCAAAAGAAATACTAGGAGGATTAACAATCTTTTTGGCTATGGTATATGTATTACCTGTTAATGCAGATATGCTAAGTCAAACCGGAATGAGTTTTGCAGCAGTGTTTGCTGCAACGGCAATTGCAGCTGCCATTGCATCTCTTGTAATGGGACTTCTAGCCAACTACCCTGTCGGTCTTGCATCGGGAATGGGCGTAAATGCTTTCTTTACTTACACAGTTGTTTTAACACTTCAGTTTACTTGGCAAGAAGCTTTAGCGGCCGTTTTAATTAGTGGAGTTATCTTCTTAGTCATTTCCATAACTGGTTTAAGAAAATTGGTTATTAATGCCATTCCAAAAAATCTTAAATTAGCTGTTGGAGCAGGTATTGGATTCTTTATCGCCTTTATTGGATTAAAAAATGCAGGAATTGTTGTTTCAAATGCAGGAACCTATGTAAGTTTGGGAGATTTAGGCCATCCAACAGTTTTACTTGGAATCTTTGGAATTGTATTAGTTTTTATTCTTTTTGCTATTAAGAAAAAATTAAGCCGATTTGCAATTATTATTTCTATTGTAGTTACAGGTATATTAGGAGTCATTATAGGACTTATATTCCCTAGCGTTGCTTCATTAATGCCATCAATTGGTGGTTCAAATCTTGGAGGCATTGGTGATATTGGTTTGACATTTGGGCAAGCTTTTAAAGCAATTCCTTCGCTTCTTTCAAATCCATTATCTTATGCAGTCATCTTCACATTCTTATTTGTTGATTTCTTCGACACCGCAGGAACGTTAGTTGCTGTCGGACATGACGCTGGATTACTTGATAAAAACGGAGAATTAATTGACGGAGAAAAAGCTTTGTTAGCCGATGCAACTGGAACAATCGTTGGAGCAGTTCTTGGAACTTCAACCGTTACATCTTATATTGAATCAACAACTGGAATTCAAAGTGGCGCAAGAACTGGATTAGCCGCAGTAATGGTTGGATTGTTATTTATCATTTCACTAATCTTTTATCCTTTGTTTTCCATCGTTGGAAGTGTGATGGTTTCTTCTGGAGTATTCTATTCTCCAGTAACAGCTATGGCGCTTGTATTTGTTGGAACATTGATGTTTTCATCTTTAAAGGAAATTGATTGGTCAGATGGAATAGTTGTAGCAACAACCTTTATTACCATTATCACGATGACACTTGCTTTTTCAATTGCAGAAGGAATCGCTTTTGGATTTATCTTTTATGTTATCATGATGCTTGCAACACCTCGAAGAAAAGAAGTAAGCCCCGTCATGTATGTACTTGCCGGTTTATTTGTTATTAATTTCATCATTAAGGTTTTATTCTTCATTTAA
- a CDS encoding GNAT family N-acetyltransferase: MIRFNSFSNTKGFGDFSSSFLEVSEFLREFQKDKLTSMDFPWGRWEWMFSLPFLDNNFLDKIGIWKDNFKMVGLVTYESKFGEAYYVVDEKYNFLKEEMANYVYHHFMVEGHLRFLIPNSDYEMQDIVYKLNLRATESREMNALFDTSNSLKYELKDGFSITSMKENYNLEKYNNVLWRGFNHEGEPSNSKEDLLHRKISLSGPHVNLERDIAVVSPEGEFVAYCGTFYQDGDYCALVEPVATDPKYRKMGLGKAAVLEAIKRCKEAGAKFVIVGSHQKFYYQIGFFPYTTSTWWENI; the protein is encoded by the coding sequence ATGATTCGATTTAATTCTTTTAGTAACACAAAAGGGTTTGGTGATTTCTCTTCATCTTTTCTTGAAGTTAGTGAATTTTTAAGAGAATTTCAAAAAGATAAATTAACTTCAATGGACTTCCCGTGGGGAAGATGGGAGTGGATGTTTTCTTTGCCCTTTCTAGACAACAACTTTTTAGATAAAATCGGAATTTGGAAAGACAACTTCAAAATGGTTGGGCTTGTTACCTATGAATCAAAATTTGGAGAGGCATATTACGTAGTAGATGAAAAGTATAACTTTTTAAAAGAAGAGATGGCAAATTATGTTTATCATCATTTTATGGTGGAAGGTCACTTGCGTTTTCTAATCCCCAATTCAGATTATGAAATGCAAGACATTGTCTATAAACTCAATTTAAGAGCAACAGAATCTCGTGAAATGAATGCATTATTTGATACATCAAATTCTTTAAAGTATGAACTAAAAGATGGATTTTCTATTACAAGTATGAAAGAAAATTATAATCTGGAAAAATACAATAACGTTTTATGGAGAGGATTTAACCACGAAGGAGAACCCTCTAATTCAAAGGAGGACTTATTGCATAGAAAGATTTCTTTGTCAGGACCACATGTGAACCTAGAACGTGATATTGCTGTTGTTTCCCCTGAAGGAGAATTTGTAGCTTATTGTGGAACATTTTATCAAGATGGAGATTATTGCGCTTTGGTCGAACCTGTCGCAACTGATCCGAAATACCGTAAAATGGGACTTGGAAAAGCTGCAGTATTAGAAGCTATCAAACGATGCAAAGAGGCCGGCGCAAAATTTGTGATTGTTGGATCGCATCAAAAATTTTATTACCAAATCGGTTTTTTTCCATATACAACTTCGACTTGG
- a CDS encoding TatD family hydrolase, producing the protein MLFDSHVHLNDDTLYNRIDEVLLEARQNDVTHFLCVGYDVSSSKRAIEISRRYEFVYAAIGFHPSEAKKISDEDFKWLEENLKQPKVVAIGEIGLDYYWDSSFKDIQKNVFIKQIELGNKYQLPLIIHMREATLDTYELLKNNKDLSLRGIMHCYSGSLESMKQFIHLNMMISLAGPVTFKNAKIPKEIAKEIDLRDLLIETDAPYLAPMPFRGKPNESKYLKFIAFEIASIKGLTYEEVGKKTFQNACELFKINI; encoded by the coding sequence ATGCTTTTTGATTCTCACGTACATTTAAATGACGATACCTTATACAATAGAATAGACGAAGTTCTCCTTGAGGCAAGACAAAATGATGTTACCCATTTTCTGTGCGTAGGTTATGATGTCTCATCGAGTAAGAGAGCGATTGAAATTTCCCGAAGATATGAATTTGTTTATGCCGCAATTGGGTTTCATCCTAGTGAAGCAAAAAAAATTAGTGATGAAGATTTTAAATGGCTTGAAGAAAATTTAAAACAGCCTAAAGTTGTTGCAATAGGCGAAATTGGTCTTGATTATTATTGGGACTCTTCTTTTAAAGACATTCAAAAGAATGTATTCATAAAGCAAATTGAACTTGGAAATAAATATCAATTGCCTCTCATCATTCACATGAGAGAGGCCACCCTTGATACGTATGAATTGTTAAAAAATAATAAAGACTTATCTTTAAGAGGGATTATGCATTGTTATTCTGGTTCGTTAGAATCAATGAAACAATTTATTCATTTGAACATGATGATTTCTTTAGCGGGACCAGTCACATTTAAAAATGCTAAGATACCCAAGGAAATTGCTAAAGAAATCGATTTGCGTGATTTACTAATTGAAACCGATGCTCCTTATTTAGCTCCAATGCCTTTTAGAGGAAAGCCAAATGAATCCAAGTATTTAAAATTCATTGCTTTTGAAATTGCAAGTATTAAAGGATTAACTTATGAAGAGGTAGGGAAAAAGACGTTTCAAAATGCATGTGAATTATTTAAAATTAATATTTAA
- a CDS encoding DUF2089 domain-containing protein, with product MILEGLPEWITELESEDLTFIKKFLLSSGSLKEVALLYGVTYPTVRLRLDRLIQKINISQQSDNDSFISSIKKLAIDGKISIDIAKTIILKYKDQRKELE from the coding sequence ATGATTTTGGAAGGATTACCTGAATGGATAACTGAATTAGAGAGTGAAGATTTGACATTTATAAAAAAATTTCTTCTTTCTTCTGGCTCACTGAAAGAAGTTGCTTTACTGTATGGGGTTACTTACCCTACCGTTAGATTAAGACTAGATCGATTAATTCAAAAAATAAACATCTCTCAGCAATCGGACAATGATTCATTTATTTCATCTATTAAAAAGCTTGCAATTGATGGTAAAATATCTATCGATATTGCAAAGACAATTATTTTAAAATATAAAGATCAAAGAAAGGAATTAGAATAA